Proteins found in one Sporosarcina sp. FSL K6-3457 genomic segment:
- a CDS encoding YheE family protein yields MLQHFSYKPMYDNKQLPGWTFAFFFRNTRYTGDYMPEGEIIWNGEAPPEEDNVKKMIHELMTFHVYD; encoded by the coding sequence ATGCTACAACATTTCAGTTATAAACCCATGTATGACAATAAACAATTACCTGGTTGGACTTTTGCATTTTTCTTTCGCAATACGAGGTACACGGGAGATTATATGCCTGAGGGAGAAATTATTTGGAACGGCGAAGCACCACCTGAAGAAGACAATGTAAAAAAAATGATTCATGAATTAATGACTTTCCACGTTTACGACTGA
- a CDS encoding ferritin-like domain-containing protein — MFVNKLKQAIEDEYRDYYFYKSMYSLTNDPLWQDFLKHMYEDEKSHYEMFQQLYYMMTGTFVPNPKKPLPCYNLKECVQRALVDELEAVETYKEMLLTIPFQEAYNPLFIAMQDEMEHAIRMSTMYNALS, encoded by the coding sequence TTGTTTGTAAATAAATTAAAGCAGGCCATTGAAGACGAGTACAGAGATTATTATTTTTATAAATCGATGTACAGTTTGACGAATGATCCGCTCTGGCAAGATTTCCTCAAGCATATGTATGAAGATGAAAAAAGCCATTACGAAATGTTCCAACAGCTCTATTATATGATGACGGGGACGTTTGTTCCAAATCCTAAGAAGCCGTTGCCTTGTTATAATTTGAAAGAATGTGTTCAACGGGCATTGGTGGATGAGTTAGAGGCTGTTGAAACGTATAAGGAAATGTTACTGACAATTCCATTTCAAGAGGCTTATAATCCGTTATTCATCGCCATGCAGGATGAAATGGAGCACGCGATTCGTATGTCGACGATGTATAATGCATTATCTTGA
- a CDS encoding DUF445 domain-containing protein: protein MAFIGALIGGLTNHLAIKMLFRPHEAKYIGKWRLPFTPGLIPKRRDELARQLGKTVTNYLLTPDTFRKKLLTPDMEKKAAGFIQQKLEEHVLHSDKTLNDWLTTAGATQVAEKAEQKVLEVLDAQLNAVRRKLTTGTVEEVLPEKWRVEVGERIPTVTTYILGRSEQYFASDEGKAMFRNLIDDFLASKGTLGSMVNMFFGESESLVGKVQKEAIKFVTASGTIALVNTIIYNEWEKLQQRPVEELLAGFDWDGLFGSISMYAKNELALEARFNKSILDYWPNGTEWTATNVTPKLVQFAFKQAEVQLEKALGKLKLDDIVREQVDTFPVAVLEDLVLGISKREFKMITVLGAFLGGLIGIVQGLIVFVTNLS from the coding sequence ATGGCCTTTATTGGTGCACTGATTGGTGGATTGACTAATCACTTGGCCATTAAAATGCTATTTAGGCCACATGAAGCAAAATACATCGGAAAATGGCGTCTGCCGTTTACGCCAGGCTTAATACCAAAACGGCGGGATGAGTTGGCAAGGCAGCTAGGGAAGACGGTTACGAATTATTTATTAACACCAGATACTTTCCGAAAGAAATTATTGACACCTGACATGGAAAAAAAGGCAGCGGGCTTTATTCAACAGAAACTGGAAGAACATGTCCTTCATTCAGATAAAACCTTGAATGATTGGCTGACGACTGCGGGTGCGACACAAGTTGCAGAAAAAGCAGAACAGAAAGTGTTGGAAGTGCTTGATGCCCAGCTTAACGCCGTGCGTAGAAAGCTGACGACCGGAACGGTGGAAGAGGTGCTACCGGAAAAGTGGCGGGTGGAAGTAGGAGAGCGTATTCCAACTGTGACAACGTACATTTTAGGTAGGTCGGAGCAATATTTCGCGTCTGATGAAGGAAAAGCGATGTTCCGTAATCTCATTGATGATTTCTTAGCCTCTAAAGGAACACTGGGCAGCATGGTTAATATGTTTTTTGGTGAATCAGAGTCATTGGTTGGAAAAGTGCAAAAAGAAGCGATTAAATTTGTTACTGCATCTGGTACGATAGCTTTAGTGAACACAATAATTTATAATGAATGGGAAAAGCTACAGCAGCGTCCTGTGGAGGAATTATTGGCTGGCTTTGATTGGGATGGATTATTTGGTTCCATTTCAATGTATGCGAAAAATGAGCTGGCGTTGGAAGCACGTTTTAATAAGTCTATTCTCGATTATTGGCCGAATGGGACGGAATGGACGGCTACTAACGTTACACCAAAGCTTGTCCAGTTTGCCTTTAAACAGGCAGAGGTACAATTGGAAAAAGCGCTTGGAAAATTGAAATTAGATGATATTGTAAGAGAGCAAGTCGATACGTTTCCTGTCGCTGTGTTGGAGGATCTTGTGCTAGGTATTTCCAAACGCGAATTCAAAATGATTACCGTCCTCGGGGCATTCCTCGGCGGATTGATCGGAATCGTTCAGGGCTTAATCGTCTTTGTAACAAATTTATCGTAG
- a CDS encoding YlbF family regulator, with translation MTVNMYDDLNKLEATFRKTAEFAEVEQAVGEVKADEEALALFKNFRKIQMTLQEKQMQGEEIVEEELEYAQKTAQLAQQNVKIMTMLEAEMKLSGLIEEVNRVLMKPVQQLYESI, from the coding sequence ATGACAGTAAATATGTATGATGATTTGAATAAGTTGGAGGCGACATTTCGCAAAACAGCGGAATTTGCAGAAGTGGAACAAGCAGTAGGCGAAGTGAAAGCAGACGAAGAAGCACTTGCTTTGTTTAAAAATTTCCGTAAAATTCAGATGACCTTGCAAGAAAAACAAATGCAAGGTGAAGAAATTGTTGAAGAAGAGCTTGAATATGCGCAAAAAACGGCACAGCTTGCTCAGCAAAATGTTAAAATCATGACGATGCTTGAAGCGGAGATGAAGCTTAGTGGTTTGATCGAGGAAGTGAACCGAGTTCTGATGAAGCCCGTACAGCAACTATATGAATCCATTTAA
- the ltrA gene encoding group II intron reverse transcriptase/maturase, with protein MKEQDGISLIEQVIADDNLWRAYKKVRKNKGAPGVDGITVYQLKSHMEKYYQPLKQKLKDGSYQPQPVKRVAIPKADGSKRYLGIPCVLDRVVQQAILQVIEPIIDPHFSDNSYGFRKGRSAHQAIKKAEEYYQEGFKVVVDCDLKSYFDTIHHQRIRGYLDYFISDKMVLLLIWKFLRSGILDKDIYIETKKGAPQGGPLSPILANVYLNMLDRELEKRGHRFVRYADDFVIYVKSKRAGERVMESVTSFLEQDLQLTINQEKSQICGSTKATFLGFNIQNLMGK; from the coding sequence ATGAAAGAACAAGATGGTATCAGCTTAATCGAACAGGTTATTGCAGATGATAATCTTTGGAGAGCCTACAAGAAAGTCAGAAAGAATAAAGGAGCCCCAGGTGTAGATGGTATTACAGTCTATCAATTAAAAAGCCATATGGAGAAATATTATCAGCCTCTAAAGCAAAAGCTGAAGGATGGGTCTTATCAACCCCAACCCGTTAAAAGGGTTGCGATACCGAAAGCAGATGGGTCGAAAAGATACTTAGGTATTCCATGTGTCTTAGATAGAGTCGTTCAACAAGCGATTCTTCAAGTCATTGAACCAATCATTGACCCTCATTTTTCAGATAATAGCTACGGTTTTCGAAAAGGAAGAAGTGCACACCAAGCTATTAAAAAGGCTGAGGAATATTACCAAGAAGGTTTTAAAGTGGTAGTGGACTGTGATTTAAAAAGTTACTTTGACACCATCCATCACCAGAGAATACGCGGTTATCTGGACTATTTCATCTCAGATAAAATGGTACTCCTCCTAATCTGGAAGTTCCTACGCTCGGGCATCCTCGATAAAGACATCTATATCGAGACAAAGAAAGGTGCACCCCAAGGTGGACCCCTGTCTCCTATTCTAGCCAATGTCTACCTCAATATGTTAGACAGAGAGCTGGAAAAGAGAGGACACCGATTCGTTCGATATGCCGATGACTTCGTCATTTATGTCAAAAGTAAACGTGCGGGTGAACGGGTAATGGAAAGTGTCACCAGCTTCTTGGAGCAGGACCTTCAACTAACGATTAACCAGGAGAAAAGCCAGATATGCGGTTCCACAAAAGCCACATTCTTAGGCTTTAACATTCAAAATCTCATGGGAAAGTAG
- a CDS encoding group II intron maturase-specific domain-containing protein, translating to MNIITKINQTITGWINYYGVANMKKFIEETQQWLNHRLRQLIWKRWKKIRTRYQKLRKYGIGHNDAMKLANSRKGYWRLSRNGIIHRAITKERLTKWGLKDMSQLYESR from the coding sequence ATAAATATTATCACAAAGATCAATCAAACAATAACTGGATGGATTAACTATTACGGAGTCGCTAACATGAAGAAATTCATTGAGGAAACTCAACAATGGTTAAATCATCGTTTAAGACAATTGATATGGAAGAGATGGAAGAAAATACGTACTCGTTACCAAAAACTTCGTAAGTATGGTATTGGGCATAATGATGCGATGAAATTGGCAAATTCCCGAAAGGGATACTGGCGACTATCGCGTAATGGAATTATCCATCGTGCCATAACAAAAGAAAGACTCACAAAGTGGGGACTAAAGGATATGTCCCAACTTTATGAGTCTCGATAA
- a CDS encoding coproporphyrinogen III oxidase has protein sequence MQKIVIKQPFEQDWIRMFTHLANLFFEQSKIIDEDEEQAISVEFSLEKDVDNMLMGQAILTRDGQEYSAIFTELEEKDDAKIQTRQLKRIYSHVLLEALEQATGMQQSWGILTGIRPMKLYHKYRQQGHSTEQAQQLLMDRHRISSEKSELLAKIADVQLRSVPDLYDLKNEVSIYIGIPFCPTKCAYCTFPAYAIHRKNGRVESFLDGLHEEIREMGKWLTERNMAITTIYFGGGTPTSIEAEEMDALYETMYASFPNMENVREVTVEAGRPDTITPAKIEVLKKWGIDRISVNPQSYTDETLKAIGRHHSVQETVDKFWLSRNMGMKNINMDLIIGLPNEGMEEFQHSLDETAKMQPESLTVHTLSFKRASEMTRNKDKYKVADRGTVEQMMKLGEQWNAENGYEPYYLYRQKNILGNLENVGYAKPSEESIYNIVIMEEVQTIIGVGCGASSKFIDPTTGKITQFYNPKDPAAYILTFEDAIEKKLEHLNTIYPERVNS, from the coding sequence ATGCAGAAAATCGTTATCAAACAACCATTCGAGCAGGATTGGATTCGGATGTTCACCCATCTAGCTAATCTATTTTTCGAGCAATCCAAAATTATAGATGAAGACGAGGAACAGGCCATCAGTGTAGAATTCTCCCTTGAAAAAGATGTGGACAATATGCTGATGGGACAAGCAATTCTTACGAGGGATGGTCAAGAATATAGCGCAATATTTACCGAGCTAGAGGAGAAGGATGACGCAAAAATCCAAACGCGTCAATTAAAACGCATTTATTCGCATGTTTTACTCGAAGCACTTGAACAGGCGACAGGCATGCAGCAATCATGGGGAATTTTAACGGGCATTCGTCCGATGAAGCTCTACCATAAATACCGCCAGCAAGGACATAGCACGGAGCAGGCACAGCAATTATTAATGGACCGCCATCGGATTTCAAGTGAGAAAAGTGAACTCCTTGCGAAAATTGCGGATGTTCAGTTGCGTTCGGTACCTGATTTATATGATTTGAAAAATGAAGTAAGTATTTACATCGGTATTCCATTTTGTCCAACGAAGTGTGCGTATTGTACGTTTCCTGCCTATGCGATTCATCGGAAAAATGGTCGGGTAGAATCCTTTCTAGATGGCTTGCATGAGGAAATTCGTGAAATGGGGAAATGGTTGACGGAGCGTAATATGGCGATTACGACCATCTATTTCGGTGGGGGCACGCCAACTTCTATTGAAGCGGAAGAGATGGATGCTTTGTATGAAACGATGTATGCTTCGTTCCCGAACATGGAAAACGTTCGGGAAGTAACAGTGGAAGCAGGACGCCCAGATACCATTACACCTGCTAAAATTGAGGTGCTGAAGAAATGGGGCATCGACCGCATTAGCGTCAATCCACAATCGTATACGGATGAAACCTTGAAAGCAATCGGGCGTCATCATTCGGTTCAGGAGACTGTCGATAAGTTTTGGCTATCCCGTAATATGGGCATGAAAAATATTAATATGGATCTCATCATTGGCTTGCCGAATGAAGGCATGGAGGAATTTCAGCATTCGCTCGATGAAACCGCCAAGATGCAGCCGGAATCACTGACAGTCCATACATTGTCATTTAAACGGGCATCTGAAATGACACGCAATAAGGACAAGTACAAGGTGGCGGATCGCGGGACGGTTGAACAAATGATGAAGCTCGGTGAACAGTGGAATGCAGAAAATGGTTATGAGCCATACTATTTGTATCGTCAGAAAAATATTTTAGGAAACTTAGAAAACGTCGGCTATGCAAAGCCGAGTGAAGAAAGTATCTACAATATCGTCATTATGGAAGAAGTCCAGACGATTATTGGTGTTGGTTGCGGAGCTTCAAGTAAGTTTATCGACCCAACGACAGGCAAGATTACGCAGTTTTACAATCCGAAAGATCCGGCGGCGTATATTCTAACGTTTGAAGATGCTATTGAGAAGAAGCTGGAACATTTGAATACAATTTACCCGGAGAGAGTTAATAGTTAA
- a CDS encoding enoyl-CoA hydratase gives MYTTVELKKEGRLASLTLNRPASMNAMDDVMMKELADVFEALKDDRTVQVLMIQGAGRAFSAGGDIKAMADPNSPLDIGKVMVDVSRLAKALYTLPQITIAVVHGAAAGLGFSLVLGCDIIIAEEDSKLAMNFIGIGLVPDGAGHFFLKERVGVPQAKSLIWSGKVMNGSEALAKGLIDEVVAEGKAAEYGEAYAQKLLASPIASMIASKNILHAQNIAELENILTMESEAQVAMRKTADHIEGIQAFVEKRKPVFTGK, from the coding sequence ATGTATACAACTGTCGAATTGAAAAAAGAGGGGCGTCTTGCGAGTCTCACATTGAACAGACCAGCGTCGATGAACGCGATGGACGATGTCATGATGAAGGAACTTGCAGACGTTTTTGAAGCGTTGAAGGATGATAGAACCGTGCAAGTGCTAATGATTCAGGGGGCTGGTCGTGCATTTTCAGCAGGTGGGGATATTAAAGCGATGGCGGATCCGAACAGCCCACTAGATATTGGTAAGGTCATGGTCGATGTGTCACGTCTTGCGAAAGCATTGTACACACTGCCACAAATTACAATTGCAGTCGTCCACGGAGCGGCAGCTGGACTAGGATTTAGTCTTGTACTTGGCTGCGATATTATTATTGCAGAGGAAGACAGCAAGCTTGCCATGAACTTCATTGGTATCGGTCTTGTACCTGACGGAGCGGGCCACTTCTTCTTAAAGGAACGTGTTGGTGTACCACAAGCGAAAAGTCTGATTTGGTCAGGTAAGGTAATGAATGGCTCAGAAGCCTTGGCGAAAGGATTGATTGACGAAGTGGTGGCGGAAGGGAAGGCTGCTGAATATGGCGAAGCGTATGCGCAAAAATTGCTTGCTTCACCTATTGCATCCATGATTGCATCGAAGAACATTTTGCATGCGCAGAACATTGCAGAACTTGAAAATATCTTGACAATGGAAAGCGAAGCCCAAGTGGCGATGCGTAAAACCGCTGACCATATAGAAGGGATTCAGGCGTTCGTGGAGAAGCGAAAGCCAGTGTTTACGGGGAAATAA
- the mgsA gene encoding methylglyoxal synthase encodes MKIALIAHDEKKHEMVNFTIAYEHIFSKYTLYATGTTGKRIMDETNLSVNRLMSGPLGGDQQIGAMLATGELDLILFFRDPLTAQPHEPDVSALLRLCDVYGIPLATNIATAELLLRSIENGDFAWRETVDKYK; translated from the coding sequence ATGAAAATCGCATTAATCGCTCATGATGAAAAGAAACACGAAATGGTGAACTTCACAATCGCCTATGAGCATATCTTTTCAAAATATACACTGTATGCAACAGGGACGACAGGGAAAAGAATTATGGACGAAACCAATCTTTCCGTTAATCGTCTCATGTCGGGGCCTTTAGGCGGTGACCAACAAATCGGCGCAATGCTGGCAACAGGTGAGCTAGACTTAATTCTCTTTTTCCGTGACCCATTAACGGCTCAGCCACATGAACCTGATGTCAGTGCACTGCTGAGACTATGCGATGTCTATGGCATCCCCCTCGCAACGAATATCGCAACGGCTGAACTGTTACTACGTTCTATTGAAAATGGGGATTTCGCTTGGCGAGAAACGGTCGATAAATATAAATAA
- a CDS encoding VOC family protein, producing the protein MSQGLIHHIELYVSDLKKTIDFWGWLLEELGYSPFQEWDSGRSWKLGETYLVFVQAEDRFLDVSYHRCRVGLNHLAFHASSRQQVDELTNKLQDKGICILYTDKHPFAGGPEHYAVYFEDPDRMKVELVAPKLIRTQIDKL; encoded by the coding sequence ATGTCACAAGGACTGATTCACCATATTGAACTGTACGTTTCTGATTTAAAAAAGACGATTGATTTCTGGGGTTGGCTGTTAGAAGAATTAGGCTATAGCCCGTTTCAAGAATGGGATAGTGGGCGAAGCTGGAAGCTAGGCGAAACATATCTTGTTTTTGTCCAAGCAGAGGACAGATTTTTGGATGTGTCCTATCATAGATGCCGAGTAGGCCTTAACCATTTGGCCTTCCACGCAAGCTCGCGTCAACAAGTGGATGAGCTAACAAACAAATTACAAGATAAAGGAATCTGCATTCTTTACACTGATAAGCATCCATTTGCCGGCGGACCTGAACATTATGCCGTTTACTTTGAAGATCCAGATAGAATGAAGGTTGAATTAGTGGCACCTAAATTAATTCGTACACAAATCGACAAATTGTGA
- a CDS encoding YhzD family protein, producing MRTYKLTAYEPTGALITEETFTAETDEAAKVQGKALLEEKDLVEKIHRLASPAGKLLLFHS from the coding sequence GTGAGAACTTATAAACTGACTGCATATGAGCCAACTGGGGCATTGATTACAGAAGAGACGTTCACGGCTGAAACTGATGAGGCGGCAAAGGTGCAAGGGAAGGCATTGCTTGAAGAGAAAGATCTGGTTGAAAAAATACATCGTCTTGCATCTCCCGCTGGAAAATTATTATTGTTTCATTCATAA
- a CDS encoding helix-turn-helix transcriptional regulator, with amino-acid sequence MNNLIKEMRTEMGLTQDDLSEKLEVSRQTIISLEKGRYNPSLTLAFKLAKLFNCRIEDIFTPEEE; translated from the coding sequence TTGAATAACTTGATAAAAGAAATGCGGACGGAGATGGGGCTGACACAGGATGATTTGTCGGAGAAGCTGGAAGTTTCGCGACAGACGATTATCTCGCTTGAGAAAGGCCGATATAACCCATCGCTAACTTTGGCATTCAAACTTGCGAAGTTGTTCAATTGTCGCATTGAAGATATTTTTACACCGGAGGAGGAATGA
- a CDS encoding DUF3796 domain-containing protein: MHENFNSPYFLLGLAAGIVFGLIVGYFAWYFVVKKGKKKRRFDERYKGIQAQAKSLSWAVMMLVLVIGYALVYIFEGPSLTFFLIIAVYVIGMVSYGIAAFVMEKKS; encoded by the coding sequence ATGCACGAGAATTTTAACTCACCGTATTTTTTGCTAGGTTTGGCGGCTGGGATTGTTTTTGGATTAATCGTTGGGTATTTTGCTTGGTATTTTGTAGTGAAAAAAGGGAAGAAGAAGCGCCGTTTTGATGAGCGTTATAAAGGGATTCAGGCGCAAGCAAAATCATTATCTTGGGCAGTTATGATGTTGGTACTTGTTATTGGCTACGCGCTTGTTTACATTTTTGAAGGACCAAGTCTTACATTCTTTTTAATCATTGCTGTATATGTCATTGGAATGGTATCTTATGGAATTGCGGCTTTCGTTATGGAGAAAAAGAGTTAG
- a CDS encoding ABC transporter ATP-binding protein, whose product MTLLLENVTKRFGDFTAVDNLTLSVGDGTMYGFLGANGAGKTTTFRMILGLLNANEGRITWNGKPISYATSPEIGYLPEERGLYPKMKVEDQLVFLAQLRGMSKSDAKRELHNWLERFEVPHYATKKIEELSKGNQQKIQVIASLLHKPQLLILDEPFSGLDPVNVEMLKAAILDFRNDGATIVFSSHRMDHVEELCEQLSIIDKGKQIVSGSLRDVKRSFSKHNVRIHSDNDLSQLASISGVTSVTKTVEGAIYQVESEEIASKLLTAALQTGPIRHFEIEEPSLQDIFIEKVGKQHA is encoded by the coding sequence ATGACTTTACTACTTGAAAATGTCACGAAACGCTTCGGCGATTTTACTGCTGTAGATAATTTGACGCTGTCTGTCGGAGATGGCACGATGTATGGGTTTCTAGGAGCGAATGGAGCAGGCAAGACAACAACCTTCCGCATGATTCTCGGGCTTTTGAATGCCAATGAAGGTCGGATTACATGGAATGGTAAACCAATTTCTTATGCGACGAGTCCTGAAATCGGTTATTTACCTGAAGAACGCGGTCTTTATCCAAAAATGAAAGTGGAAGACCAGCTTGTATTCCTTGCACAGCTACGAGGTATGAGCAAATCAGACGCGAAACGAGAGCTTCATAACTGGCTTGAACGTTTTGAAGTTCCGCATTATGCTACTAAAAAAATTGAAGAGCTATCGAAAGGGAATCAGCAGAAAATCCAAGTAATTGCATCACTTCTACATAAACCGCAATTGCTCATTCTCGATGAACCGTTTTCCGGTCTGGATCCCGTAAACGTTGAAATGTTGAAAGCTGCCATTTTAGATTTCCGGAATGATGGCGCGACAATTGTCTTTTCGAGTCACCGCATGGATCATGTGGAAGAATTATGTGAGCAGTTAAGTATTATTGATAAAGGCAAACAGATTGTCAGTGGCTCACTGCGGGATGTTAAACGGTCATTTAGTAAGCATAATGTTCGTATTCATTCGGATAACGATTTGTCGCAGCTTGCATCCATTTCAGGTGTTACATCTGTCACCAAAACAGTAGAAGGCGCGATTTACCAAGTAGAATCGGAGGAAATAGCTAGCAAACTATTAACAGCGGCTTTACAAACAGGTCCAATCCGTCACTTTGAAATTGAAGAGCCTTCGCTGCAAGATATTTTCATCGAAAAGGTGGGGAAACAACATGCGTGA
- a CDS encoding ABC transporter permease, translating into MREFMIIFNQAFVTKAKTKSFIITTAIMLAAVFLFANMGKIIDGVKSVTGGDSESAQVLQVMDESGVLVDRLIAQFQTSGSDMRVEKASESEQVLTDQVKEGEIDSFLTVKLDETNTIQANYTSMSSMEFSLPMMLQEALQSIQTEMKAEELSLSGEQVQTLFAPIQFDQHSVSPSAKTEEELSQARGLVYVLMFLIYFAVIMYASMIATEVATEKSSRVMEILISSVSPAKHMFAKVLGIGSLGLLQMVLLGIAGFIALKTSAVNMEDGFFSFFGFSNMNVGTIVYAIVFFLLGYFLYATLAALLGSLVSRTEDVQQMIMPMTLLIVAAFIIAATGLGNPELAYIKYASFFPFFAPLVMFLRVGMLDLPVWEPVLSIAILLVTIFILGWFGARVYRGGVLMYGPSKSLKDIKKAIQLGKE; encoded by the coding sequence ATGCGTGAATTTATGATTATTTTTAACCAAGCATTTGTAACAAAAGCGAAAACGAAATCATTCATTATTACAACTGCCATTATGCTAGCCGCGGTGTTCCTATTTGCCAATATGGGAAAAATTATTGATGGTGTAAAAAGTGTTACAGGAGGCGATAGTGAGTCGGCTCAAGTGCTACAAGTGATGGATGAGAGTGGTGTTTTAGTAGATCGGTTAATTGCACAGTTTCAGACAAGTGGCTCGGATATGAGAGTAGAAAAAGCTAGTGAATCAGAGCAGGTGCTGACCGATCAAGTAAAAGAAGGAGAAATCGATTCCTTTTTGACGGTGAAATTGGATGAGACCAATACAATTCAGGCGAACTATACATCTATGAGCTCGATGGAATTCTCGTTGCCGATGATGCTACAGGAGGCGCTTCAATCGATTCAAACGGAAATGAAAGCAGAGGAATTATCGTTGTCGGGTGAACAAGTGCAGACGCTGTTTGCGCCGATTCAGTTTGACCAACATTCGGTATCGCCATCGGCAAAAACCGAAGAAGAGTTGAGTCAGGCACGCGGTCTCGTCTATGTGCTCATGTTCCTCATTTACTTTGCAGTTATCATGTACGCAAGCATGATTGCAACAGAAGTAGCAACAGAAAAATCATCGCGTGTTATGGAAATTCTAATTTCCAGTGTGTCTCCCGCGAAGCATATGTTTGCTAAGGTGTTAGGAATTGGCTCGCTCGGTTTATTGCAAATGGTGTTATTAGGTATTGCTGGTTTCATCGCGCTGAAAACGTCAGCGGTTAACATGGAGGATGGTTTCTTCTCATTCTTTGGCTTTTCCAATATGAATGTTGGCACAATCGTTTATGCTATTGTCTTCTTCCTATTAGGCTACTTCCTGTACGCGACGCTTGCAGCTTTGCTAGGCTCGCTCGTTAGCCGAACAGAAGATGTGCAACAAATGATTATGCCGATGACGTTGTTAATTGTGGCGGCATTTATAATCGCAGCAACAGGCCTTGGTAATCCAGAATTGGCGTATATTAAATATGCTTCCTTCTTTCCGTTCTTTGCACCACTCGTCATGTTTTTACGTGTCGGCATGTTAGATCTGCCTGTTTGGGAGCCGGTGCTATCCATTGCGATTTTGCTCGTAACGATTTTCATCCTCGGCTGGTTTGGCGCACGTGTCTACCGAGGCGGCGTACTCATGTATGGCCCATCAAAATCATTGAAGGATATTAAAAAGGCAATTCAGTTAGGGAAAGAATAA